Genomic window (Centroberyx gerrardi isolate f3 chromosome 9, fCenGer3.hap1.cur.20231027, whole genome shotgun sequence):
GAGACGCATCGCCGACTCGTACGGCTGCATCATGGCTGATGAGATGGGTCTGGGGAAGACCTTGCAGTGCATCGTCCTCATGTGGACCCTGCTGCGCCAGAGCCCCGACGCCAAGCCAGAGATAGACAAGGCCATCGTGGTCTCGCCTTCCAGTCTGGTTCGCAACTGGTACAATGAAGTGGGAAAGTGGCTGGGGGGACGCATCACGCCGGTTGCCATCGACGGAGGTTCAAAGGACGAGATAGACAAAAAGCTAGGTAGTTGCTTCTTCCCTTCTGTCTCAATCTGCACTATTTTCAGTAATAAAAATCTGAGAGAAAATCAGgacaaatccaccctcagacacTCTTACACAGTTAGAATTCATAGTTTtctgatgttcagtgcattccaggagttaacCTGTGATGAACTTACTCAAACcgcaatgtgtttttgtgtctgaaTTGCATTCCggtctattgaagctactgtcagtggagaaatttgtatctctgcctcttctaggATGGAAGTCATGTCTGATTGTTGATAGAAAGAACCTTGCTctttctgagggactgacaccaaaacctgacatttaccctTGATGTTTTAGgtagctgaaaatgtttctgctatcaaacttcattgtagctgctgTAAATATCTGGACGTCACACCACACATCGTCTACGTTTAACCAGTTCTCCACAGGAATTAGGAAAATACGCCACCATACAATAAAatagacccagaaatgcaaggtacattgctaATAGCTGTTCTAACAAagggttttagggtggatttttccttagaaatgcatgattttgaaaatatcAGAATAATTGTGCCCGCTTGTTAATTGCCTTGATTTCTGTGCTCCCCAGTGAACTTCATGACTCAGCATGGCTTGAGGGTGCCCACTCCAATATTGATCATTTCCTATGAGACATTTCGACTGCACGCTGAGGTTCTGCACAAGGGGAAAGTTGGAATTGTCATCTGTGATGAGGTACTTCAGCCACTTTATTTACCTTTTCCACTCTGCTATTACAGTAGCTGTCAAGAACGATTGATTATATGAAGTGATCTTAACAAGTCTGCACGCTACAGGGCCATCGGCTGAAGAACTCTGACAACCAGACGTACCAGGCCCTAAATGCCATGAAAGCACAGAGGAGAGTGCTGATATCAGGCACCCCGATCCAGAATGATCTGCTGGAGTACTTCAGCCTGGTGCACTTTGTTAATAGTGGAATCCTTGGTAAGCagccacacacagaaacatggtTCAAAGACGCGTTAATAATTTCTGCTCTTTTCTTGATTTcatgtcttgtgtttttttctcctcgaTGTCAGGTACCGCCCAGGAGTTTAAAAAGCGATTTGAGCTTCCCATCTTGAAGGGTCGAGATGCAGCCGCCAGTGATAAAGACAGGCAggctggagaggagaagctCAAGGAGCTGATCAGCATCGTCAACAGGTGAGCTGGAAAGGGAACAGGCAAGGTTTTTAGAAGAGTTAGGACATTCAAAAAGgttgtgttttggttttatAGTTTAAACCTTGTGCTGTTTCTTATGtcctttaatttattttttcatttaacctgtagtgtttcctgttttattttcctccttttATAGTTTATGCTTTACCCTGTAAAGCATAAACTCTACTTttataagtgctatataaataaatacatgtattatcataaagtgtattattatatatacaatacaaaataaatgccaatacaggatacagcaaaggaaCAAACACAAATCCCAAAGATTGCACACGTTGGGTCTCATTTATCAAATGAGAAGCAGAAAGCATTTTCAACATTGCAATCAAGCACATCTCAATTGCAGCATGCATTACTTGGTCTCGAAAAACATTTGGTGTGAAATTATTCTGTTTTGATCAGGAGCTGGCCCAGTATATCATCATCTTTTAACTTTTCAACAGATGCTTGATAAGGAGAACATCCGACATCCTCTCCAAGTATCTCCCTGTGAAAATTGAGCAGGTTGTCTGCTGCAGGTATTGTTCATAGGGTTTCTACTGAAAGGTTTGATACCAAAACAGATTCACCattcaaaatacataaaaaatacaactCAATAGTACTATTCTATCAATAATAGTGATATATTATGTTATTGGATATAATTTATTAGCCAAATGAAGACCtctgtgtacaaaatattagtaATGAGTAATATTTTTGAAGTATTGAGCAACGTCTgacaattatttaaaaatggatatagtgtttaaatatatatgtaacTGATGAACGTGGTGGTATCTGTTTCCTGCAGGCTGACTCCTCTCCAAACAGAGCTATATAAGCGGTTCCTGAGGCAGGCCAAGCCCATTGAGACATTGCAAGCGGGCAAAATAAGTGTatcctccctgtcctccatcACATCGCTCAAGAAACTGTGCAATCGTAAGTGTCTAAACTCAGTATATAACccactctgtctcactgtgagtTCTTGGTTGGAAAGAAGTATTAAAATCTCCTGTTGTGCCTCAGACCCGGCTCTTATCTATGAAAAGTGTGTGGAGGGTGAAGAAGGCTTTGAGGGGGCACTGGATCTCTTTCCGCCCGGCTACTGCGCTAAAGCTGTGGAGCCTCAGCTCTCTGGTAAGAACATTCACTCATCAAGGTTTCACTAGTCGCTTTTAAAGATGTAATCAAAACTATAGCATGGCTGATCATCTGTGTAGTTGCAGAGAGATGAAACTCCCAAGGCCACAGTCAAGATATAAACTTcaattttttatcattttggtTTAAATGGTGCCAGATATGTTTCTGTATCACCCCGCCTGCACGTACATAATTAAAATGCTGTCAATCACCTCATTCACGGCCTGGCCAAGTGTCAGTAGGATGTAAACACAGCTGTGTGAGAACTGAGTGATGCCGGCTTCTTCAACTATGGATATCATCGCTTTCACTGCAATCATAGCAAAAGAAGCAGTAATAACGGAGAAGCGTGTCAAAAGTTTAGGAAGACAGTATAAGACAGAACTTACAAAGAGAAGATTCAAAGGTTAAGACAGGAAAACATTTCTAGCTGAAATGTGATTACAAGAAAATAGGATATAAAAGCGCAAAAGTTCCCTCATGGATCTTAAAATTATGATGGCTTAGTAATGTTCCAAAAAGCTTATGTTCCATCTAGAAATCACATTTTTGAAGAATATAATGTAAATATACCCCAAATTAAGATCGAAGGTCAAATAAATTCTGTGTTGTAcctttttaaattgtatttctttAAATAAATTGTAATGAAGTGCCTTTGGTTCCAGGGAAAATGCTGGTTCTAGACTACATTCTGGCAATGACAAGGACCACAAGTAGTGACAAGGTGGTGCTCGTCTCCAACTACACTCAAACACTGGACCTCTTTGAAAAGCTGTGCAGAACTCGCAGGTGATTGGGGTGTGGAGGAATAACTGCCATTAAAGTATGTCTGTAGTTATGTGATGTATCAGTTAAGGCGAGCAACAAACCTCCTCCTGGTCTTTTATAGATACCTCTATGTTCGACTGGACGGCACAATGTCCATCAAGAAAAGGGCAAAGATTGTGGAAAGATTCAACAGTCCATCTGTGAGTTGGAGCCTTTGTTTTAAATGATCATGTACCTTGAAGGGGAATTAGACGGCATCtaaatcttttcctctctttgtcaGAACCCAGAATTCATCTTCATGCTGAGCAGCAAGGCTGGCGGATGTGGCCTGAATCTGATCGGCGCTAACCGCTTGGTGATGTTCGATCCGGACTGGAACCCAGCCAATGATGAGCAGGCGATGGCGCGGGTTTGGAGAGACGGACAGAAGAAGACCTGCTACATCTACAGGCTGCTCTCTGTGAGTTCCACACCGCTTGCATGGCCAAGCTATGAAGTCAAAAACACTTTCATATTGCCCTTGCAATGCAATCTAAAAAAATCTGGACTTTTGTCTTTGAACATAGCTGATCACCATTATTTATTGTCTGTTTTTACCAGTAAGGTTTGACATAAGGGCCCTTATGCGTAACTCATCAGTAACAAACAGTGAGCAAAATCTGCGGCTCcataatttgaatttattcGTAAATTTAGCGGAGCTGTGACAGAGCCATATTACTGCTCCCTCATTCTCAGCGGCAGCCTATGAAAatcaacatgttaattaagTGTCACATATTTAACATCCAGCCTGTTTGTGTGCTTGCAGACGGGGACGATAGAGGAGAAGATCCTGCAGAGGCAGGCCCACAAGAAAGCCCTGAGCAGCTGTGTGGTGGACGAGGAGCAGGACGTGGAGCGCCACTTCTCCCTGGGTGAACTGCGAGAGCTGTTCTCCCTCAACCAGGAGACCTTGAGCGACACACACGACAAGTAAGAAAAGATGACATACACTCACAAGATATGGATGGACTACAGTTTGACTAATATGGGGTTTTCAAGGCCAATAgcaatatttttagattgaagctgctgaaggacaatattttgaaatttgacaatttccattccaaaaaaaaaataggaggAGTGTTTCCTCCTAATGTTATTCTTGTTGGGGTGGAAAAGCTTTTCAAACATttagatcatgggacactagaactcttcattgaaacccaggatttGAAAACAGGGCTGTAGTTCCTTAACTATTCATTGGATACGAGAGAAAATCACCTCAAATTAAAATGGACAATCCTCATGCCCATTGTCATTTCACATACAAAGTAATATGTGTACAGAACCAAAATATCAAACTGCATGTCATTATTCAGTCACTGTATCTGCCTGCTAAAcagcctctcttcctctcccttgtGGCCTTGTCAGGTTTCGCTGTCGGCGCTGCGTTAACGGGAGGGAGGTCCGACCTCCTCCGGACCAGTCGGATTGCACCAGCGACCTTTCCCAGTGGCACCACTGCTCCGACAAGAAGGGCCTGAGGGACCCGGTGCTGAAAGCCTCCTGGGACGCTGCCGTCTCCTTCGTCTTCCACCAGCGCTCTCACGAGGACCAGAAGGGTGTCGTGTAGCAGGAAGACCACAACAAACACGGAGAGAACAATGTAGCCACTGATTTTCTGTCCCTCTATCTGCCATCCATGTAAATACTGCTTTACATCTTATTTATTTCTTCTTACATTAAGGTGTTCTGTTCCAtctattttaattaaaatagaaaacaaataaaGGGTTGAGAATGATTGTTAATCCATCATGATCCCACATTTATTGGCAGCAATGAAACTAATGTGACAAAAGTCTGTAAGAAGCAACAAATAACTTCTTCATATGTTTGGTTGCACTTCCACTGCAGGCCAGGTGACAAAATGCATTAACACTGTTATAACACTGTCATGAAGAAGGGAGACAGGACACCTTCTGGATTTGAGATACAGTTAAATCCAATAAGTCTCCCAAAAACATCCGAGTCCAGCATTCGACTGGTCTGTTTGTTCACATGTTGCTGATGTGGTCTGCCATCGTGTCCCTGGATT
Coding sequences:
- the rad54l gene encoding DNA repair and recombination protein RAD54-like is translated as MRRSLAPSQVAKRKQGGDSSEEDDWTPGDGKRRKSANEIRESHISPFRKPLTQLTNRPACTDGEKHEAFIRSILSKPFKIPIPNYTGSLGIRALGLKRAGVRRALHDPFAEDALVLYEPPTLGTHDLIKADKEKLPVHVVVDPILGKVLRPHQREGVKFLWDCVTGRRIADSYGCIMADEMGLGKTLQCIVLMWTLLRQSPDAKPEIDKAIVVSPSSLVRNWYNEVGKWLGGRITPVAIDGGSKDEIDKKLVNFMTQHGLRVPTPILIISYETFRLHAEVLHKGKVGIVICDEGHRLKNSDNQTYQALNAMKAQRRVLISGTPIQNDLLEYFSLVHFVNSGILGTAQEFKKRFELPILKGRDAAASDKDRQAGEEKLKELISIVNRCLIRRTSDILSKYLPVKIEQVVCCRLTPLQTELYKRFLRQAKPIETLQAGKISVSSLSSITSLKKLCNHPALIYEKCVEGEEGFEGALDLFPPGYCAKAVEPQLSGKMLVLDYILAMTRTTSSDKVVLVSNYTQTLDLFEKLCRTRRYLYVRLDGTMSIKKRAKIVERFNSPSNPEFIFMLSSKAGGCGLNLIGANRLVMFDPDWNPANDEQAMARVWRDGQKKTCYIYRLLSTGTIEEKILQRQAHKKALSSCVVDEEQDVERHFSLGELRELFSLNQETLSDTHDKFRCRRCVNGREVRPPPDQSDCTSDLSQWHHCSDKKGLRDPVLKASWDAAVSFVFHQRSHEDQKGVV